In the Sphingomonas insulae genome, one interval contains:
- the kdpC gene encoding potassium-transporting ATPase subunit KdpC, which yields MTSDLTTALRPAFVLTILFAALLGIGYPLAMTGIGQALFPAQANGSLVTANGRVIGSSVVGQAFVSDRYFRTRPSAAGKGYDGLASSGSNLGPASRALVDRVTPDIARQQADGVRSPLPADLVTASGSGLDPDLSPAAAYAQAPRIARVRAIPLARVRSLVADRIEDSAFGDAHVNVLGLNRALDAATRR from the coding sequence ATGACTTCCGATCTCACCACCGCGCTGCGTCCCGCGTTCGTCCTCACGATCCTGTTCGCAGCCTTGCTGGGGATCGGCTATCCGTTGGCGATGACCGGCATCGGACAGGCCCTCTTCCCGGCACAGGCCAACGGCAGCCTCGTCACCGCCAATGGCCGGGTGATCGGCTCGAGCGTCGTCGGCCAGGCATTCGTCTCGGATCGCTATTTCCGCACCCGTCCGTCCGCCGCGGGCAAGGGTTACGACGGGCTCGCCTCGTCGGGGTCGAACCTTGGCCCCGCATCGCGGGCATTGGTCGATCGCGTGACGCCCGACATCGCCCGCCAGCAGGCGGACGGCGTGCGCAGCCCGCTGCCCGCCGACCTCGTCACTGCCAGCGGCTCGGGCCTCGATCCGGACCTGTCGCCGGCAGCCGCCTACGCCCAGGCGCCGCGCATCGCCCGTGTCCGCGCCATCCCGCTCGCCCGCGTCCGCAGCCTCGTCGCCGACCGGATCGAGGACAGCGCGTTCGGCGATGCCCATGTCAACGTGCTCGGTCTCAACCGTGCGCTGGACGCCGCCACCCGCCGATGA
- a CDS encoding sensor histidine kinase, giving the protein MTISERPDPDALLRHAAQEGRGRLKIFLGAAPGVGKTFEMLSEGAARRRDGMDIVIGVVETHGRAETEALTHGFEIVPRRAVAYEAHTIHEMDLDAILARAPALVLVDELAHTNAPGCRHAKRYQDVEELLDAGIHVWSTVNIQHVESLNDVVAGFTRVRVRETLPDRILEAAEVEVVDIPPDELIERLKAGKVYLPQEATRALSHFFSKTNLSALRELALRRAAQAVDTQMLEHVRALGMGGTWAGGERVVVAVSELPGADGLVRAAKRIADALHAPWTAVFIETPRTQGFGEDQHRRIAAVMNLAAQLGSAVATVPAASVLQGLKTYAADARATQLIVGKSQRSRWFELRHGSIVDRLVRETPDIAVHVLPMPAAPAPRPTYRPLGGQWGRWTDYAWTTAMVLAITALGSALSHILDLGNIALLYLLPVMAAASLFGLRTGLFAGLASSIAYNFFFLPPTGTLTISNPENVLSVLVLLGVAVATSHLTARVRAQADLAGASARANAALAGFLRQLTRLGDPQTVAQAICVEIGRLFDLRTVLLVPETTGLAAQDAATGLVVQAANGSDHRLDTMEMAAAQWAYDTGQPAGRGSATLAASGWFFQPLVAGSHNLGVLGLAQDSGRDPLRSDQLPLFASLVEQATLVLERLQLEHEMRDLDAVRTRDRLRAALLSSVSHDLRTPLTAVIAAAAQLHDGATPQLIATIEGEAARLHRFIANLLDMARVEAGALTLAVEATDLGDAVTGAAHDARAALEGHAIRLDLPPDLPLVRADPHLLHHCLLNLLDNAGRYGAPDTPIVITGRNRFGELHLSVRDHGPGIPPGREAEVFETFRRLEGSDRAAGGTGLGLAIVAAFAEAMGMRVGAANRDDGEKGAVFTLVFPATLIVREPVGPAI; this is encoded by the coding sequence ATGACGATTTCCGAGCGCCCCGATCCCGACGCCCTGCTGCGCCACGCCGCGCAGGAGGGCAGGGGGCGCCTGAAGATCTTCCTCGGCGCCGCCCCCGGCGTCGGCAAGACGTTCGAGATGCTGTCGGAAGGCGCCGCGCGCCGGCGCGACGGCATGGACATCGTGATCGGCGTGGTCGAGACGCACGGCCGCGCCGAGACCGAGGCGCTGACCCACGGGTTCGAGATCGTGCCGCGTCGTGCGGTCGCCTACGAAGCCCATACGATCCACGAGATGGATCTCGACGCCATCCTCGCCCGCGCGCCGGCGCTCGTGCTGGTCGACGAACTCGCCCACACCAACGCGCCCGGCTGTCGCCACGCCAAGCGCTATCAGGACGTCGAGGAGCTGCTCGACGCCGGCATCCATGTCTGGTCGACGGTCAACATCCAGCATGTCGAAAGCCTCAACGACGTCGTCGCCGGCTTCACCCGCGTCCGGGTGCGCGAGACCTTGCCCGACCGCATCCTCGAGGCGGCCGAGGTCGAGGTCGTCGACATTCCTCCCGACGAGCTGATCGAGCGGCTCAAGGCGGGGAAGGTCTATCTGCCGCAGGAGGCGACGCGTGCGCTGTCGCACTTCTTCTCCAAGACCAATCTGTCGGCGCTGCGCGAACTGGCGCTGCGCCGTGCCGCACAGGCGGTCGACACGCAGATGCTCGAACACGTCCGTGCGCTCGGCATGGGCGGCACCTGGGCGGGCGGCGAGCGCGTCGTCGTCGCGGTCAGCGAATTGCCCGGCGCCGACGGGCTGGTGCGCGCCGCCAAGCGCATCGCCGACGCGCTGCACGCCCCCTGGACCGCGGTGTTCATCGAAACGCCGCGCACGCAGGGCTTCGGCGAGGACCAGCATCGCCGCATCGCCGCGGTGATGAACCTTGCCGCACAGCTCGGCAGCGCGGTCGCGACCGTGCCCGCCGCCAGCGTGCTGCAGGGCCTCAAGACCTATGCCGCGGACGCACGCGCGACCCAGCTGATCGTCGGCAAGTCGCAGCGGTCGCGCTGGTTCGAACTGCGCCACGGCTCGATCGTCGACCGGCTGGTGCGCGAGACGCCCGACATCGCCGTCCACGTCCTGCCGATGCCCGCCGCGCCGGCACCCCGGCCGACCTATCGCCCGCTTGGCGGGCAATGGGGGCGATGGACCGATTATGCCTGGACCACGGCGATGGTGCTGGCGATCACCGCGCTCGGCAGCGCGCTGTCCCACATTCTCGACCTCGGCAATATCGCACTCCTCTACCTGCTTCCCGTCATGGCCGCCGCCAGCCTGTTCGGGTTGCGCACCGGGCTGTTCGCCGGCCTCGCCTCCAGCATCGCCTATAATTTCTTCTTCCTGCCCCCGACCGGCACGCTGACGATAAGCAATCCCGAAAACGTCCTGTCGGTGCTGGTGTTGCTCGGCGTGGCGGTGGCGACCAGCCATCTGACCGCACGGGTCCGCGCGCAGGCCGACCTCGCCGGCGCCAGCGCACGCGCCAATGCGGCGCTCGCCGGTTTCCTGCGCCAGCTGACCCGGCTCGGCGACCCGCAGACGGTCGCACAGGCGATCTGCGTCGAGATCGGCCGGCTGTTCGACCTCCGCACGGTGCTGCTCGTGCCGGAGACGACCGGTCTTGCCGCGCAAGACGCGGCCACCGGCCTCGTCGTACAGGCCGCGAACGGGTCCGACCATCGGCTCGACACGATGGAGATGGCCGCGGCGCAATGGGCCTATGACACCGGCCAGCCCGCCGGGCGCGGTTCGGCGACGCTCGCCGCATCGGGCTGGTTCTTCCAGCCGCTGGTCGCCGGCAGCCATAATCTCGGCGTACTCGGATTGGCGCAGGATTCCGGCCGCGATCCGCTGCGCTCCGACCAGTTGCCGCTGTTCGCCAGCCTGGTCGAACAGGCGACGCTGGTGCTCGAACGGCTGCAGCTGGAACACGAGATGCGCGACCTCGACGCGGTGCGCACCCGCGATCGCCTGCGCGCCGCGCTGCTCTCGTCGGTCAGCCACGATCTGCGCACCCCGCTGACCGCGGTGATCGCGGCCGCGGCGCAGCTGCACGATGGTGCGACGCCGCAGCTGATCGCGACAATCGAGGGCGAGGCGGCACGGCTGCACCGCTTCATCGCCAATCTGCTCGACATGGCGCGGGTCGAGGCGGGGGCGCTGACGCTGGCAGTCGAGGCGACCGATCTCGGCGATGCGGTGACCGGCGCCGCCCATGACGCCAGGGCCGCGCTGGAGGGGCATGCGATCCGCCTCGACCTGCCGCCCGACCTGCCGCTGGTGCGCGCCGATCCGCACCTGCTCCACCATTGCCTGCTCAACCTGCTCGACAATGCCGGCCGCTATGGTGCGCCGGACACGCCGATCGTCATCACCGGGCGCAATCGCTTCGGCGAATTGCACCTGTCCGTCCGCGATCATGGCCCCGGTATCCCGCCGGGCCGCGAGGCGGAGGTGTTCGAGACGTTCCGCCGGCTGGAAGGGTCGGACCGCGCCGCGGGCGGCACCGGCCTCGGCCTCGCCATCGTCGCGGCCTTTGCCGAAGCGATGGGCATGCGGGTCGGGGCCGCCAACCGCGACGACGGGGAAAAGGGTGCGGTCTTCACCCTCGTCTTCCCCGCTACGCTGATCGTCCGCGAGCCTGTAGGACCCGCCATCTGA
- a CDS encoding response regulator transcription factor, which translates to MPAKILIVDDEPAIRRLLRNTLERAGYAVVDANDAREAMLRAVADEPDAILLDLGLPDADGLGLIPLLRAKGDALILVVSARDATDEKVAALDLGAEDYVTKPFDTQELLARLRAALRHRGVSEATQHVVRRGDLVIDLDRRLVQRAGEDVHLTRKEYDVLAVLARHIGRVVTHDRIIATAWTGDDDPRIEYLRIVVRNLRQKLEAPAPVGSVIANELGVGYRLRPDG; encoded by the coding sequence ATGCCCGCCAAGATCTTGATCGTCGATGACGAACCCGCGATCCGCCGCCTGCTCCGCAACACGCTGGAACGCGCCGGTTATGCCGTCGTCGACGCCAATGACGCGCGTGAGGCGATGCTGCGCGCGGTCGCCGACGAACCCGATGCGATCCTGCTCGACCTCGGCCTGCCGGATGCCGACGGCCTCGGCCTCATCCCGCTATTGCGCGCCAAGGGCGATGCGCTGATCCTGGTCGTTTCCGCACGCGATGCCACCGACGAAAAGGTCGCTGCGCTCGATCTGGGTGCCGAGGATTACGTGACGAAACCGTTCGACACGCAGGAACTGCTCGCCCGCCTGCGTGCCGCCCTGCGCCATCGCGGCGTGTCGGAGGCGACGCAGCACGTCGTCCGCCGCGGCGACCTCGTCATCGATCTCGACCGCCGCCTTGTCCAGCGCGCCGGCGAGGATGTCCATTTGACCCGCAAGGAATACGACGTGCTCGCGGTGCTCGCCCGCCACATCGGCCGCGTCGTCACCCACGACCGCATCATCGCCACCGCCTGGACCGGGGACGACGACCCGCGCATCGAATATCTCCGCATCGTCGTCCGCAACCTGCGCCAGAAGCTGGAAGCGCCGGCACCGGTCGGCAGCGTCATCGCCAACGAACTGGGGGTCGGCTACCGGCTGCGACCCGACGGCTGA